One Helicobacter pylori NCTC 11637 = CCUG 17874 = ATCC 43504 = JCM 12093 genomic window, GAAACCCTTTTGAAACTCAAAAAGCTTAAGGTTTTTATGCCTTTAAGTTTACAAGAAAATTTGCTTTTTATCTTCATAAAAGACTCCAAATTGCTTTTTGCGTTTAAAGATCTTTGGGCTTCTAAGGAATTTAACCAGCGATTCGCTAAAGAAATCAGCCATTTTTTAAACACGCAAGGGCATGCTTATGGGTTTGACGGGTTGAATGGGTTAGAAATTTTAGGTTATGTGCCTAAAGACGCACTAAAAAAAGCCAATTTTTATGCCCCCATTAAAAAACAAGCCCGTTTTTTTCGCCCTAGCGCTTTAGGGTTGTTCCATAACCCCATTAAAGACGCTCGTTTGCATGAATGTTTTGAAAAAGCGCGCGCTTTGATCCACTACCAACGAAGTTTTTTTGAGGAATGAATGGCTGATTTATTGTCCAGTTTGAAAAACCTTCCTAACAGCAGCGGCGTGTATCAATATTTTGATAAAAACCGCCAATTACTCTATATCGGTAAGGCGAAAAATTTAAAAAAACGCATCAAAAGCTATTTTTCCATCCGTAATAATGAAATCACGCCCAACCATCGCGCCAGCTTACGCATCCAAATGATGGTCAAACAAATCGCTTTTTTAGAAACCATTTTAGTGGAAAATGAGCAAGACGCTTTGATTTTAGAAAACTCTTTAATCAAGCAGCTCAAGCCCAAATACAACATTCTTTTAAGAGACGATAAAACTTACCCTTATATTTATATGGATTTTTCCACTGATTTCCCTATCCCTTTAATCACACGAAAAATTTTAAAACAGCCTGGCGTTAAATATTTTGGCCCTTTTACGAGCGGGGCTAAGGATATTTTAGACAGCTTGTATGAATTGCTCCCGTTGGTTCAAAAGAAAAATTGCATCAAGGATAAAAAGGCATGCATGTTTTATCAAATAGAGCGTTGTAAAGCCCCATGCGAGGATAAAATCACCAAAGAAGAGTATTCAAAAATCGCTAAAGAATGTTTAGAAATGATTGAAAATAAAGACAAACTCATCAAAGAGCTTGAATTGAAAATGGAGTGCCTTTCTAGCAATTTGCGTTTTGAAGAAGCCCTCATTTACAGGGACAGGATTGCAAAAATCCAAAAAATCGCCCCTTTCACTTGCATGGATTTAGCCAAACTCTATGATTTGGATATTTTTGCTTTTTATGGTGCAAGCAATAAAGCGGTGTTAGTGAAAATGTTTATGCGTGGGGGTAAAATCATTTCTTCAACGTTTGAAAAAATCCACTCTCTCAATGGGTTTGACACTGATGAAGCGATGAAACAAGCCATTATCAATCATTACCAATCGCATTTGCCTTTGATACCAGAACAGATTTTATTGAACGCTTGCTCTAATGAAGCGCTTAAAGAATTGCAAGAATTTATCTCCCACCAATACTCTAAAAAAATCGCTCTTAGCATTCCTAAAAAAGGCGATAAGCTCGCTTTAATAGAAATCGCTATGAAAAACGCTCAAGAGATTTTTAGCCAAGAAAAAACCTCTAATGAGGATCTGATTTTAGAAGAAGCGCGATCGCTCTTCAAATTAGAGTGCATGCCTTATAGGGTGGAAATTTTTG contains:
- the uvrC gene encoding excinuclease ABC subunit UvrC, translating into MADLLSSLKNLPNSSGVYQYFDKNRQLLYIGKAKNLKKRIKSYFSIRNNEITPNHRASLRIQMMVKQIAFLETILVENEQDALILENSLIKQLKPKYNILLRDDKTYPYIYMDFSTDFPIPLITRKILKQPGVKYFGPFTSGAKDILDSLYELLPLVQKKNCIKDKKACMFYQIERCKAPCEDKITKEEYSKIAKECLEMIENKDKLIKELELKMECLSSNLRFEEALIYRDRIAKIQKIAPFTCMDLAKLYDLDIFAFYGASNKAVLVKMFMRGGKIISSTFEKIHSLNGFDTDEAMKQAIINHYQSHLPLIPEQILLNACSNEALKELQEFISHQYSKKIALSIPKKGDKLALIEIAMKNAQEIFSQEKTSNEDLILEEARSLFKLECMPYRVEIFDTSHHANSQCVGGMVVYENNAFQKNSYRRYHLKGSNEYDQMSELLTRRALDFAKEPPPNLWVIDGGRGQLNIALEILKSSGSFVEVIAISKEKRDSKAYRSKGGAKDIIHTANDTFKLLPSDKHLQWVQKLRDESHRYAINFHRSTKLKNMKQIALLKEKGIGEASVKKLLDYFGNFEAIEKASDQEKNAVLKKRI